A single region of the Streptomyces virginiae genome encodes:
- a CDS encoding nucleoside/nucleotide kinase family protein produces MSTTEPVARAVALAAPGERRVLGIAGPPGAGKSTLAARLADALGPGRAVVVPMDGFHLAQAELDRLGRADRKGAPDTFDAAGYVCLLRRLRAPHGPTVYAPAFDRRLEEPIAGSIPVPPDVPLVITEGNYLLHDAGEWASVRPLLDEAWYLAPSEELRLERLIERHVRHGKDPAYARAWVARSDEVNARLVARGRRRADLVLDAG; encoded by the coding sequence ATGAGTACGACGGAACCGGTGGCAAGGGCGGTGGCGCTGGCCGCGCCGGGCGAGCGGCGCGTCCTGGGCATCGCCGGGCCACCGGGCGCCGGGAAGTCGACGCTGGCCGCCCGACTCGCGGACGCGCTCGGGCCCGGGCGGGCCGTCGTGGTCCCGATGGACGGGTTCCACCTCGCCCAGGCCGAATTGGACCGGCTGGGGCGCGCCGACCGCAAGGGCGCCCCGGACACCTTCGACGCGGCGGGGTACGTCTGCCTGCTGCGCCGGCTCCGCGCGCCGCACGGGCCCACGGTGTACGCGCCCGCCTTCGACCGTCGCCTGGAGGAGCCGATCGCGGGCAGCATCCCCGTCCCCCCGGACGTACCGCTGGTGATCACCGAGGGGAACTATCTGCTGCACGACGCGGGGGAGTGGGCCTCGGTACGCCCCCTGCTGGACGAGGCCTGGTACCTCGCCCCGTCCGAGGAGCTGCGCCTGGAGCGGCTGATCGAGCGTCACGTACGGCACGGCAAGGACCCCGCGTACGCGCGCGCCTGGGTGGCTCGATCGGACGAGGTCAACGCGCGCCTCGTCGCCCGGGGCCGGCGCCGCGCCGATCTCGTCCTCGACGCCGGCTGA